The Mucilaginibacter terrae region CGTCACCATTAGCTTTTACATCGTTTCCGCCTAATAACAATACGGGTTGATCAATTTGCCGGCAAATATCGGCCACCTTGGCATTGGGCATACGCTTGGTATTGTGCGTAGCGCCAATTACAAACACTATATAGTTATGCCGATGGCTTGCGGGCAGCAAATCATCTAACAAGTACTGCTTTTTAATATAATAATTAATGGGTTTGCCATCGTTAACAATACCCAGCGGGGCAACGGCTTTCAAATACCGGTCGACCAGATGTACAGGCGGCACCAGTTTGAGGTTGAATTTTAAGCTGAGCCATTTACGCAGGCGTTGCTTATCATATGTGTATGATTTTATTCCAGTGCGTAATTTAATGATAGATGTGCGCAGGTTAGTGTGCAGGTCTACCAGTATATCGTACTTTTCGGCTTTAATCTCCCGTATGGTATCGCTGAGTTTTGGCTGCAGCAAAAGTAGCTTATCAACGTAAGGGTTATTATCGTAAATGTACCTGAAGGCAGGCTTGGTTAAAAAATGTACTTCGGCACCGGGCAATTGCTCTTTAAGGCAGCGCACTACCGGGGTAGTGTAAATAATATCGCCCATGGAGCTAAAGCGGATCACCAGTACTTTCATTTGTCTTACAAATACGTTATCAGGACTGCTGGTTCCTGATTTTTTGAATGATGGATGTGGAGGAGTAGCCCTCTACAAAGGTAATAGTTTTTACTTCGCCGCCGTTGGCCAGCACTTCTTTAGCACCTACAATGTTCTCAATTTCATAATCGGCACCTTTTACCAATACATCGGGCAGTAGGGTACTGATGAGGTTTTGCGGGGTATCTTCATCAAACAGCACCACGGCATCTACAAAAAAGAAAGCGGCCAGCAATGCAGATCTGCTATCCTGCCCGTTAACGGGTCGGCTTTCACCTTTCAACCGCTTAACCGATGAATCGGCGTTCAGGCCAATGATGAGTTTGTCGCCCAGTTCGGCAGCCTTGCTTAAATAAGTGATATGCCCTATGTGCACCAAATCAAACACGCCGTTGGTAAACACCACCTTTTGACCTTGCTGTTTCCATTCAGTTACTTTGGTTTGTAAGGCGGATAAACCTGTAATTTTATTAAGTAGTGTACTTTCGAGGTTAGGCCGCATATTAAACTGTGGTAATAGCCGCTTTGCGAGTTTCAAATTTTTCCTTTATCTGCTCAAATGATAATGTATTCAAACAGTTTTCTTTGCTAACACCGCCTTTACGGGCCGCCAAAATACCATAGTGCATATCATTAAAACCTTCAATACGGTGCGCATCGGGATTAATAGAAAGCATTACACCTTTTGATATGGCGTACTGGCACCAGCGCCAGTCTAAATCCAGGCGTCGTGGGTTGGCGTTAATTTCGATGATTACATTGTTGGCGGCACAGGCATCAATTACCTTTTCATAATCCAGTTCATATCCGTTGCGGCTCAATAATAACCTGCCGGTAGGATGGCCTAATATGGTAGTGTAAGGGTTTTCGATGGCTTTGATAATACGGGTAGTGGCTTTCTCTTTATCCATTTTAAGGTTGGAGTGAACCGAGGCCACCACAAAGTCAAACTTTTCGAGTATATTATCAGGATAGTCTAATGAGCCATCCCCTAAAATATCCGACTCAATACCTTTAAATATATGGAAGTTGTCGAGTTTGCTGTTGAGCTTTTCAATTTCCTGGTGTTGCTGTAACACGCGTTCGATGCTTAGGCCTTTGGCATACACGGCGCTCTTGCTGTGATCGCAAATGCCCAGGTACTCCAGTTTCATCTCATCGCGGCAGTACAGTGCCATTTCTTCGAGGGTGTTTATGCCGTCGCTCCAGGTACTGTGATTGTGCAGGGTACCTTTCAGGTCGGCAAAATCAATCAGGTCGGGCAAAAAGTCAACCGCTGCTTTATTAATAAAGGCGGTGCCTTCGCGCAGTTCGGGTGCCATCCAGGGCAGGCTTGCTTTTTTGTAGATGAATTCTTCGCTTTCGGGCTGATCTATCGCATCAACAATGCGCGATAATACGGCTTCTACATGGCCGTCGTTACCGGTGTAGGTAAACAGATCGCGGTAAAAAAAGCGTTTATCGCTAACTATAATGCTTACCAACAGTCCGTTAGCTGTTTCTCCGCTTACCCGGCAATCGGTTACAGCAATATTGTTTAACAAGGTAGAAGTGCTCAGGCTGTTTAGTGCCAGTTCCGCATCGCGTGTTCCCAATACCACCACCAGTTCTGATACTATTTCGCAACACCTGCGATAATCGCCTGCATACTCAATCAGCGCACCCGGGAACATGGATTTTAATAACGCCATTAGT contains the following coding sequences:
- a CDS encoding glycosyltransferase family 9 protein: MKVLVIRFSSMGDIIYTTPVVRCLKEQLPGAEVHFLTKPAFRYIYDNNPYVDKLLLLQPKLSDTIREIKAEKYDILVDLHTNLRTSIIKLRTGIKSYTYDKQRLRKWLSLKFNLKLVPPVHLVDRYLKAVAPLGIVNDGKPINYYIKKQYLLDDLLPASHRHNYIVFVIGATHNTKRMPNAKVADICRQIDQPVLLLGGNDVKANGDEIAAAAGSHVLNICGVTSLDESVFILSKAKRLIGFDTGLTHIAEAFNIPIASVWGATVPELLGVQPYQVNDALVVGVDLPCRPCSKFGQEKCPLGHFKCMHNIDDAILVNFANA
- the rfaE2 gene encoding D-glycero-beta-D-manno-heptose 1-phosphate adenylyltransferase yields the protein MRPNLESTLLNKITGLSALQTKVTEWKQQGQKVVFTNGVFDLVHIGHITYLSKAAELGDKLIIGLNADSSVKRLKGESRPVNGQDSRSALLAAFFFVDAVVLFDEDTPQNLISTLLPDVLVKGADYEIENIVGAKEVLANGGEVKTITFVEGYSSTSIIQKIRNQQS
- a CDS encoding helix-hairpin-helix domain-containing protein — its product is MENKPIAGRLKLLAKFMELHEQNEFKIRSVANASFTIDKLPYQLADKSFEEITQIKGVGKSIAAYIKELQETGTLKDLEDLLAATPDGVAEMLNIKGIGPKKVAIIWKQLGIENTGELYYACNENRLVEAKGFGIKTQDEIIKSLEFRMASNGKFLYAQAQHEAKELMALLKSMFPGALIEYAGDYRRCCEIVSELVVVLGTRDAELALNSLSTSTLLNNIAVTDCRVSGETANGLLVSIIVSDKRFFYRDLFTYTGNDGHVEAVLSRIVDAIDQPESEEFIYKKASLPWMAPELREGTAFINKAAVDFLPDLIDFADLKGTLHNHSTWSDGINTLEEMALYCRDEMKLEYLGICDHSKSAVYAKGLSIERVLQQHQEIEKLNSKLDNFHIFKGIESDILGDGSLDYPDNILEKFDFVVASVHSNLKMDKEKATTRIIKAIENPYTTILGHPTGRLLLSRNGYELDYEKVIDACAANNVIIEINANPRRLDLDWRWCQYAISKGVMLSINPDAHRIEGFNDMHYGILAARKGGVSKENCLNTLSFEQIKEKFETRKAAITTV